TTCGGAGTCACTAGAAGTGAAAAATAAAAAAAATCCAATGTATATCTCAAATATTTTAGAGCATGATTACTACGTACAAAAAGGTGGGAACGATGTTGAACCTGATGGCATTGTAATTGGATTAGCGATGAATTCTATTCAATATTATGAGGAAGAGCATGGGTATCCACGTGAAGCTGCAATCCCAGATGAAAAAATGTTAGCTGAAGGGAAAAGAATGGCACAAGAAATCTTGAAAGTCATGCATCAAAAAAACGCTAACACAAAAAATGTTCCGATAACATTTGCAATTTATCGTCAAGGTCCAAAGTCTTCACTTGTGCCAGGGAATTTTGTTTCTTATGCTAAGGTAGAAAAAGGTAGTGAAACGGTTGAGGATTGGAAAGCAATCAATGAGAAATATTATTTGTTCCCGTCTGAACAAGCAAAAGCGGATAATAAACGTGAAGACCTTGCAAGGGTGTCAAACTTTAAAGCGAAGTTAAGTGAGTATTTCCAAGGTGATTATACAGCTGTTATCGGTACTGGAATGTATAGAGATGATGAATTAAAAGAAATGAAGCTCGATATTCCTGTCCAATTCAATGGGAAAGCTGAAGTAATTGGTTTTACACAATATGTAGCTGGACTTGTTATGGAATACTTCCCGAATTATATGAAAGTACAAGTAACAATTAAATCTGTAGAACGTCCAGAAGCAATTATTATACGTGAAGCGAAGCAAGATGAACCATTTGTGAAAATTTTAGATTAAAGATGAGAGCTGTCCATAAAGGAACAGCTTTTTTTTCTGAAAAATTTTGTTATAATTTTAAATGTTATAAATAAAGGGGTAAGGGGCAAAATCATGGAAGAACTAAGCTTTCAAGTCATTATTTTATTAATTGCATTCGGGTTTTTAGCTGCTTTTATTGATTCGGTTGTTGGAGGGGGAGGGCTAATTTCGCTTCCTGCACTTATGTTTGTTGGTTTATCACCAGCTTCGGCAATCGCAACGAATAAATTAGCTGCAACGATGGGGACGCTTACGAGTACAATTTATTTTATTCGATCAGGCAAGGTGGATTTTCGGATTGTAGGAAAGTTAATCCCGTTAACTATTATTGGAGCAGTCGCAGGTGCTTTAGTAGTAAAGTTTATTCCGCCTGATATTTTGCGTCCACTAGTACTCGTAATGTTGGTTTTTATTGCTATTTTTATTATTGCAAAAAAAGATTGGGGAAGTGCATCTACCTATAAAAAGATGACAAAAGGAAAAACATTAATATTTTTCTTAGTTATTTTAATGATAGGGTTTTATGATGGTTTTTTTGGACCGGGGACAGGATCCTTTTTAATTTTTGCATTTTTATTAATTGGTTTGGATTTTATTCAAGCGGCAGCATCTGGAAAACTTTTGAACTTCGTTAGTAATATCGTATCTTTAATTACTTTTTTATTTTTAGATGTGATTCATTTTGAATACGGTATTATTATGGGGTTATCAATGATTTTAGGTGCTTATTTTGGATCGAAGTTTGCGGTTCAAAAAGGTGTTGGATATGTAAGGACTTTATTTTTATTAGTTACTATTTTATTAATCGGGAAAAATGTTTTGGAATATACTCATATTTTGTAGATTCATACGTATGTATGAATCTCTTTTTTTTATTATATTTTAAAAATTTATTAATTTTTAAAATATAAGTCTAGGAATATTTGAATAAATCTAAATTATCGTGTAGAATAATGTTGTAAAATGTAAACGTTTTTCTAAGGGGAGGCTAAAAAGATGGTAGTAGCATACAAACATGAGCCATTTACAGATTTTTCAGTAGAGGCTAACAAATTAGCGTTTGAAGAGGGTTTAAAGAAAGTAGAATCTTATCTTGGACAAGACTATCCATTAATTATCGGGGGAGAAAAAATCACTACAGAAGACAAAATTGTTTCTGTAAACCCTGCAAATAAAGAGGAACTTGTTGGTCGCGTTTCAAAAGCAAGCCGTGAATTAGCTGAAAAAGCAATGCAAGTAGCGGATGCAACATTCCAAACTTGGAGAAAGTCAAAACCAGAAATGCGTGCAGACATTTTATTCCGTGCTGCAGCAATCGTTCGTCGTAGAAAACATGAATTCTCTGCTATTCTTGTAAAAGAAGCAGGTAAACCATGGAATGAGGCAGATGCTGATACAGCAGAAGCAATCGATTTTATGGAATATTATGCTCGTCAAATGTTGAAATTAAAAGACGGTATGCCAGTAGAAAGCCGTCCAATTGAATATAATCGTTTCTCTTACATTCCATTAGGAGTAGGTGTTATCATTTCTCCTTGGAACTTCCCATTCGCAATTATGGCAGGTATGACAACAGCTGCTTTGGTTTCTGGTAACACAGTATTACTAAAACCAGCTAGTACAACTCCTGTAGTAGCAGCGAAATTTATGGAAGTATTAGAAGAAGCTGGTTTACCAGCTGGCGTAGTAAACTTCGTTCCAGGTAATGGTTCTGAAGTTGGTGACTACTTAGTAGATCACCCTCGTACACGTTTCGTTAGCTTCACTGGATCTCGCGATGTAGGTATTCGTATTTACGAACGTGCAGCAAAAGTAAATCCAGGACAAATTTGGTTAAAACGTGTTATCGCTGAAATGGGCGGTAAAGATACAATCGTTGTTGATAAAGAGGCAGATCTTGAATTAGCAGCTAAATCTATCGTTGCATCAGCATTCGGATTCTCAGGACAAAAATGTTCTGCATGTTCTCGTGCAGTAATCCATGAAGATGTATACGATCATGTATTAAATCGTGCTGTTGAATTAACAAAAGAATTAACAGTAGGTAACCCAGATGCAAAAGATATCAACATGGGACCTGTTAATGACCAAGCTGCATTCGATAAAGTAATGAGCTATGTTGCAATTGGTAAAGAAGAAGGTAAAATCGTATCAGGTGGCGAAGGAGACGATTCTAAAGGCTGGTTCATCCAACCAACAATCGTTGCTGACGTTGCAGAAGATGCTCGTTTAATGAAAGAAGAAATCTTCGGACCAGTAGTAGCATTCTGTAAAGCAAAAGACTTTGATCATGCACTTGCAATTGCAAACAATACAGAATACGGTTTAACAGGAGCAGTTGTTACTAACAACCGTGACCATATTGAAAAAGCACGCGAAGACTTCCACGTTGGTAACTTATACTTCAACCGTGGATGTACTGGTGCAATCGTAGGTTACCAACCATTCGGTGGCTTTAACATGTCTGGTACAGACTCTAAAGCTGGTGGCCCTGACTACTTAGCACTTCACATGCAAGCAAAAACTACTTCTGAAACTTTATAAGAAATAGTAGAAGAGATCTTCACATACTGTGAAGATCTCTTCTTTTTGAGAAAATCTTTATAATAGAAGCTAGTTAATTTGAATCGAGAAATAATTACTAAATATTACTATTTATTCTTTGGAACTAGCTAAACCCTATTAATATCGGGATAAACATGAAAATAGAAACAAAACAACGAGAAAAATTGACTTATTAGTCATATTTTTTAGTATTCATTTTGAGGATTTCCTGTATAATACAATTTGAAAGAAAATCTATGGTTTGACAAGAGAACACTCCTTTCG
This Bacillus mycoides DNA region includes the following protein-coding sequences:
- a CDS encoding CamS family sex pheromone protein codes for the protein MKKIALAVLSLSLLVSGCSMGSNKDEKAVEKSGKAKEQAVIPKYSISDEYYKTTVPFDPGKARGLVVQGLNSRLDIDEFETGLMRIAKESFSTKDYFFKGGKVLDAQTIQMLVKRKRTDAEQKELEDKLKKDAVKFPNIGLNPALSEGSESLEVKNKKNPMYISNILEHDYYVQKGGNDVEPDGIVIGLAMNSIQYYEEEHGYPREAAIPDEKMLAEGKRMAQEILKVMHQKNANTKNVPITFAIYRQGPKSSLVPGNFVSYAKVEKGSETVEDWKAINEKYYLFPSEQAKADNKREDLARVSNFKAKLSEYFQGDYTAVIGTGMYRDDELKEMKLDIPVQFNGKAEVIGFTQYVAGLVMEYFPNYMKVQVTIKSVERPEAIIIREAKQDEPFVKILD
- a CDS encoding TSUP family transporter, which codes for MEELSFQVIILLIAFGFLAAFIDSVVGGGGLISLPALMFVGLSPASAIATNKLAATMGTLTSTIYFIRSGKVDFRIVGKLIPLTIIGAVAGALVVKFIPPDILRPLVLVMLVFIAIFIIAKKDWGSASTYKKMTKGKTLIFFLVILMIGFYDGFFGPGTGSFLIFAFLLIGLDFIQAAASGKLLNFVSNIVSLITFLFLDVIHFEYGIIMGLSMILGAYFGSKFAVQKGVGYVRTLFLLVTILLIGKNVLEYTHIL
- the pruA gene encoding L-glutamate gamma-semialdehyde dehydrogenase, whose amino-acid sequence is MVVAYKHEPFTDFSVEANKLAFEEGLKKVESYLGQDYPLIIGGEKITTEDKIVSVNPANKEELVGRVSKASRELAEKAMQVADATFQTWRKSKPEMRADILFRAAAIVRRRKHEFSAILVKEAGKPWNEADADTAEAIDFMEYYARQMLKLKDGMPVESRPIEYNRFSYIPLGVGVIISPWNFPFAIMAGMTTAALVSGNTVLLKPASTTPVVAAKFMEVLEEAGLPAGVVNFVPGNGSEVGDYLVDHPRTRFVSFTGSRDVGIRIYERAAKVNPGQIWLKRVIAEMGGKDTIVVDKEADLELAAKSIVASAFGFSGQKCSACSRAVIHEDVYDHVLNRAVELTKELTVGNPDAKDINMGPVNDQAAFDKVMSYVAIGKEEGKIVSGGEGDDSKGWFIQPTIVADVAEDARLMKEEIFGPVVAFCKAKDFDHALAIANNTEYGLTGAVVTNNRDHIEKAREDFHVGNLYFNRGCTGAIVGYQPFGGFNMSGTDSKAGGPDYLALHMQAKTTSETL